The following proteins are co-located in the Myxocyprinus asiaticus isolate MX2 ecotype Aquarium Trade chromosome 44, UBuf_Myxa_2, whole genome shotgun sequence genome:
- the LOC127434689 gene encoding pentraxin fusion protein-like, which yields MKSKYQGYSEALKMEVNGANFWSKMLIPAFLFFCLRSLTGEATEVGLGGKVLLFPSKSNSSFVKLFPTKPLGLSAFTLCMHVAMELQDGREFILFAYRTQECDELNLWKEKDGRVSLYIQSSMDGVLFRLPPLTNLRTHLCVTWDSATGLAALWVDGRHNGSQDYRKGRQIRPGGTVLLGQDPDILLDIFDPEQSFIGEITDVNMWDYVLSGNQIMPLYLNKERAPKGNVFDWSSINYEINGHVIVIRYDNDNLLRSDVMSQHCQSL from the exons ATG aaaagcaaatatcaaggttacagtgaggcacttaaaatggaagtgaatggggccaatttttggagcaaGATGCTGATACCAgcgtttttatttttctgtctgcGCTCTCTGACCGGTGAAGCTACTGAAG TGGGTCTTGGTGGTAAAGTGCTTCTATTTCCAAGCAAGTCCAATTCCAGCTTTGTTAAACTCTTTCCTACAAAACCACTGGGGCTCTCTGCATTTACACTATGCATGCATGTTGCGATGGAGCTACAGGATGGGAGGGAGTTCATTCTCTTTGCCTATCGCACACAAGAGTGTGACGAACTTAACCTTTGGAAAGAAAAAGATGGCCGCGTGTCACTCTATATTCAATCTAGCATGGATGGAGTGTTGTTCCGACTGCCACCACTCACCAATTTACGGACCCACCTGTGCGTCACCTGGGACTCAGCAACTGGTCTTGCGGCCTTATGGGTGGATGGACGTCACAATGGATCCCAGGATTATAGAAAAGGTCGTCAAATCCGTCCTGGTGGCACCGTTCTGCTCGGCCAGGACCCTGATATTTTACTGGACATATTTGACCCAGAGCAGAGCTTTATAGGAGAAATTACAGATGTGAACATGTGGGATTATGTTCTCTCAGGAAACCAGATTATGCCGTTATATTTGAATAAGGAACGTGCACCAAAGGGAAATGTGTTTGATTGGAGCTCcataaattatgagataaatggACATGTGATAGTCATTCGGTATGATAATGATAATTTATTACGTTCAGATGTAATGTCACAGCATTGTCAATCCTTATGA
- the LOC127434691 gene encoding pentraxin fusion protein-like, which translates to MLLSAIVLFLMLSLTPRATEVGLDGKVLLFPAKTDDSYVKLVPKKPMMLSAFTLCMRVASEDRNLRDFILFAYRTPNYDELNVWHERDGRVSFYIQSSDHGVLFNWPPSSSLHTHMCFTWSSETGISAFWFNGQRSGYQVYRKGFIVNRDGTVLLGQDPDNFLGKFSAKQSFVGDISDVNMWDYVLSENQIRALYLKQKSAPNGNVLDWKTMEYEIKGEVLVVEDN; encoded by the exons ATGCTGCTCTCTGCAATTGTCCTTTTCCTCATGCTCTCTCTCACCCCAAGAGCcactgaag TGGGTCTTGATGGTAAAGTGCTTCTGTTTCCAGCCAAGACAGATGACAGCTATGTTAAACTTGTTCCTAAAAAACCAATGATGCTTTCAGCATTCACTCTGTGTATGCGTGTTGCATCTGAGGATCGGAACTTGAGGGACTTTATTCTCTTTGCCTACCGTACACCAAATTATGACGAGCTTAATGTGTGGCATGAGAGAGACGGCCGTGTGTCCTTCTATATTCAGTCTAGTGATCATGGAGTGTTGTTCAATTGGCCTCCTTCCTCATCTCTACATACTCACATGTGCTTCACCTGGAGCTCAGAGACTGGTATTTCTGCCTTTTGGTTTAATGGACAACGCAGTGGATATCAGGTGTACAGAAAAGGTTTTATAGTCAATCGTGATGGCACCGTCCTGCTCGGCCAGGACCCTGATAATTTTCTGGGCAAGTTTAGCGCAAAGCAGAGCTTTGTAGGTGATATCTCAGATGTGAACATGTGGGATTATGTTCTCTCAGAGAACCAGATTAGGGCATTATATTTAAAACAGAAAAGCGCGCCAAACGGTAATGTGTTGGATTGGAAAACCATGGAATATGAGATAAAAGGAGAAGTGCTAGTGGTGGAAGATAATTGA